A region of Kribbella sp. NBC_01245 DNA encodes the following proteins:
- a CDS encoding TRAP transporter permease gives MTVGIGGGGGKTLSEADIAGFEQERPARNLHRVLDLAVSVWCAAVSVGVLLQVFFPIPTGTQYYLVLFLAAVLPITLLCYRGWKVPAVMNPFRNRPRVDDNPGVFDWVLAVVSFAAALYPILDFDGFLERRQAPNTLDIIAGALLLLLTLEACRRTTGWVLPIVSLAFIGYSYYGGFLPYTWSLAHQGFDFSSIVAQLFMGTSGFYGTPLAVAASYIVLFTIYGAVLDASGAGKFFIDLSFAAFKRSRTAPGRTVTLAGFLLGTVSGSGTATAVSLGTVSWPILRKAGYPAEPAGGMLAAAGIGAILSPPTLGAAAFIIAEYLQTSYLTVLGFAVIPTILYYLGILLAIEIDARRHGTGAGEPSTQSAGKLLLRFSYHFISLFVIIGFMAVNVPPFKAVVYATLIQIALSFLDKEHRLMPDRLFTALAQGTRSVLPVAATCAVAGIIVAVTTQTGLGLNLAEIIVSAAAAVSENATVVLILTVVLSAFAVLLLGLAVPVTASFIIAAVIIAPALMQLGVTQPEAYMFIFYYAVLSEVSPPTALAAVATAAITGGRAMATMWQAWKYTLPAFLVPFAFVLTDNGASLLGQGDLLGMVWTLLVSALAVAALAIVTGGWIVVRTGWLERVICAPAALLLLYLAPTTIGIGLGLLLVALVINLGRRQRLRSTTEGSVPT, from the coding sequence ATGACTGTCGGTATCGGAGGTGGTGGCGGTAAAACGCTGTCCGAGGCCGACATCGCCGGGTTCGAGCAGGAACGTCCGGCGCGAAATCTGCACCGGGTCCTGGACCTGGCGGTGTCTGTCTGGTGTGCCGCCGTAAGTGTTGGCGTGCTGCTTCAGGTGTTCTTCCCGATCCCTACCGGCACGCAGTACTACCTTGTCCTCTTCCTCGCCGCCGTCCTGCCGATCACCCTGCTCTGCTACCGCGGCTGGAAAGTCCCCGCGGTGATGAACCCGTTCCGGAATCGCCCCCGTGTGGACGACAATCCAGGCGTGTTCGACTGGGTTCTGGCGGTTGTGTCGTTCGCGGCGGCCCTCTATCCGATCCTCGATTTCGACGGTTTCCTGGAGCGTCGGCAGGCCCCGAACACGCTCGACATCATCGCCGGGGCCCTGCTGTTGCTGCTGACGCTGGAGGCCTGCCGACGTACGACGGGTTGGGTTCTTCCGATCGTCAGCCTGGCCTTCATCGGGTACTCCTACTACGGCGGCTTCCTGCCGTACACGTGGTCTCTGGCCCACCAAGGATTCGACTTCTCGTCGATCGTGGCGCAGCTCTTCATGGGCACTTCCGGGTTCTACGGAACACCTCTGGCGGTTGCAGCGAGTTACATCGTGCTGTTCACGATCTACGGCGCGGTGCTCGACGCATCCGGTGCGGGAAAGTTTTTCATCGACTTGTCATTCGCGGCTTTCAAACGCAGTCGCACCGCTCCTGGCCGTACTGTCACGTTGGCCGGCTTCCTGCTCGGCACTGTGTCCGGATCGGGTACGGCGACCGCGGTGTCCCTCGGCACGGTCTCCTGGCCGATCCTGCGGAAGGCGGGCTATCCGGCGGAACCGGCGGGCGGAATGCTCGCGGCGGCCGGCATCGGCGCGATCCTGTCGCCACCCACCCTGGGCGCGGCGGCGTTCATCATCGCCGAGTACCTGCAGACGAGCTATCTGACCGTGCTGGGTTTCGCGGTCATCCCGACGATCCTCTACTACCTCGGCATCCTGCTCGCGATCGAGATCGACGCCCGCCGGCATGGCACCGGGGCGGGGGAGCCGTCGACCCAGTCGGCCGGCAAGCTGCTGCTGCGGTTCAGCTACCACTTCATCTCGTTGTTCGTGATCATCGGCTTCATGGCGGTGAACGTGCCGCCGTTCAAGGCCGTGGTCTACGCGACGCTGATCCAGATCGCGCTGTCGTTCCTGGACAAGGAGCACCGGCTGATGCCGGACCGGCTGTTCACCGCCTTGGCTCAGGGCACCCGCTCGGTGCTGCCGGTCGCGGCGACCTGTGCGGTGGCGGGCATCATCGTCGCGGTCACCACCCAGACCGGTCTCGGCCTCAACCTGGCGGAGATCATCGTCTCGGCCGCCGCCGCGGTGTCGGAGAACGCGACCGTGGTGCTGATCCTGACCGTGGTGCTGTCGGCGTTCGCCGTCCTGCTGCTGGGATTGGCCGTGCCGGTGACGGCGTCGTTCATCATCGCGGCGGTCATCATCGCGCCGGCGCTGATGCAGCTCGGCGTGACGCAGCCCGAGGCGTACATGTTCATCTTCTACTACGCCGTACTCTCGGAGGTGTCACCGCCGACCGCCCTGGCCGCGGTGGCGACGGCCGCGATCACCGGCGGCCGCGCGATGGCGACAATGTGGCAAGCGTGGAAGTACACGCTGCCCGCATTCCTGGTGCCGTTCGCGTTCGTCTTGACCGATAACGGCGCGAGTCTGCTCGGTCAGGGCGATCTGCTCGGTATGGTCTGGACACTGCTGGTCTCGGCGCTCGCGGTGGCTGCGCTGGCGATCGTGACCGGTGGCTGGATCGTGGTCCGGACCGGTTGGCTCGAGCGGGTCATCTGCGCACCGGCTGCCCTCTTGCTCCTGTACCTTGCGCCAACCACCATCGGTATCGGGCTAGGCCTGCTACTGGTCGCGTTGGTCATCAACCTCGGCCGGCGACAGCGCCTGCGGAGTACAACGGAAGGATCTGTCCCGACATGA
- a CDS encoding TAXI family TRAP transporter solute-binding subunit, translating to MRIRRLSTAVVAIATAITLAACGGQREANTGDDPAGGRLTIATGNTTGVYYQLGGAYASLISSKLEGYRATASETGASVQNIQGLAAGNFDIAFSLGDTAADAVNGKGKFPVKQEVVALTRLYSNYTQVAVRASSGINTIADLKGKRVSTGSPDSGTEVIARRLLEAAGLNPARDITAQRLGLPESVDAMKSGTIDALVWSGGLPTSGITDLTTSLGKDVKLISLADVLPAMQKTYGDVYAAGDIPAATYKQPADVSTIVVPNVLLVRKDMPADLAEKLTKLLYENKDALVQVNAAAKGIKLEDATKVTPVTMHPGAQKAIDALG from the coding sequence ATGAGAATCCGTCGCCTCTCCACTGCGGTGGTCGCGATCGCCACGGCCATCACCTTGGCCGCCTGCGGTGGCCAACGTGAGGCGAACACCGGGGACGACCCCGCCGGTGGCCGTCTCACCATCGCGACCGGTAACACCACCGGCGTCTACTACCAGCTGGGTGGCGCGTACGCCTCGCTGATCTCGTCGAAGCTCGAGGGCTACCGCGCCACGGCCAGTGAGACCGGCGCCTCGGTGCAGAACATCCAGGGCCTGGCCGCGGGCAACTTCGACATCGCCTTCTCGCTCGGCGACACCGCTGCCGACGCCGTCAATGGCAAGGGCAAGTTCCCGGTCAAGCAGGAGGTCGTCGCGCTGACCCGGCTGTACTCCAACTACACCCAGGTCGCGGTGCGGGCCTCGTCCGGGATCAACACGATCGCCGACCTGAAGGGCAAGCGGGTCTCGACCGGTTCGCCCGACTCCGGTACCGAGGTGATCGCCCGGCGCCTGCTGGAGGCCGCCGGTCTCAACCCGGCCCGCGACATCACCGCCCAGCGGCTCGGTCTGCCCGAGTCGGTCGACGCGATGAAGAGCGGCACGATCGACGCGCTGGTGTGGTCCGGCGGTCTGCCGACCAGCGGTATCACCGACCTCACCACCAGCCTGGGCAAGGACGTCAAGCTGATCTCGCTGGCCGACGTACTGCCTGCCATGCAGAAGACGTACGGCGATGTCTACGCCGCGGGCGACATCCCGGCTGCGACCTACAAGCAGCCGGCCGACGTGTCTACGATCGTCGTACCGAACGTGCTGCTGGTTCGCAAGGACATGCCCGCTGATCTGGCGGAGAAGCTGACCAAGCTGCTCTACGAGAACAAGGACGCCCTCGTTCAGGTCAATGCCGCTGCCAAGGGCATCAAGCTCGAGGACGCCACCAAGGTCACCCCGGTCACGATGCACCCGGGCGCGCAGAAGGCGATCGACGCACTCGGCTGA
- the mgrA gene encoding L-glyceraldehyde 3-phosphate reductase, with protein MADSADVTDYVAASDRYDDQMTYRRTGRSGLQLPAISLGLWHNFGDDKPNEVQRDILRRAFDLGVTHFDLANNYGPPYGSAETNFGTHFARDFRPYRDELIISTKAGYDMWPGPYGQGGGSRKYLLASLDQSLGRMGLDYVDIFYSHRFDPDTPLEETMGALDAAVRSGKALYAGISSYSAERTAEAAAILKELGTPLLIHQPSYSMLNRWIEEDLLDTVGELGVGVIAFSPLAQGLLTNRYLNGVPEDSRAAQGKSLSTEMLTEETLKHVRALNEIAKQRGQSVAQLALAWTLRDDRVTSALIGASSVAQLEDNLATVKNLGFSAEELAAIDADAVEAGVNLWKKSSDA; from the coding sequence ATGGCAGACTCAGCGGACGTGACTGATTACGTAGCCGCTTCCGATCGGTATGACGACCAGATGACCTACCGCCGGACGGGCCGCAGCGGCCTGCAGTTGCCGGCCATCTCGCTGGGGCTCTGGCACAACTTCGGTGACGACAAGCCGAACGAGGTGCAGCGGGACATCCTGCGCCGGGCGTTCGACCTCGGTGTCACGCACTTCGACCTCGCGAACAACTACGGCCCGCCGTACGGATCGGCCGAGACCAACTTCGGCACGCACTTCGCCCGCGACTTCCGGCCGTATCGCGACGAGCTGATCATCTCGACCAAGGCCGGGTACGACATGTGGCCCGGGCCGTACGGGCAGGGCGGCGGCTCCCGCAAGTACCTGCTGGCCTCGCTCGACCAGTCGCTGGGCCGGATGGGCCTGGACTACGTCGACATCTTCTACTCGCACCGGTTCGACCCGGACACCCCGCTCGAGGAGACGATGGGTGCGCTCGACGCCGCCGTACGGTCCGGGAAGGCCTTGTACGCCGGCATCTCGTCGTACAGCGCTGAGCGGACGGCAGAGGCGGCCGCGATTCTCAAGGAACTCGGTACGCCGTTGCTGATCCACCAGCCGTCGTACTCGATGCTGAACCGGTGGATCGAGGAGGACCTGCTCGACACCGTCGGTGAGCTCGGGGTCGGCGTCATCGCGTTCTCGCCGCTGGCGCAGGGGCTGCTGACGAACCGCTACCTGAACGGCGTACCGGAGGACTCGCGCGCGGCGCAGGGCAAGTCGCTCAGCACCGAGATGCTGACCGAAGAGACGCTCAAACATGTCCGCGCGCTGAACGAGATCGCCAAGCAGCGCGGCCAGTCCGTCGCCCAGCTGGCCCTCGCCTGGACGCTGCGCGACGACCGGGTCACCAGCGCGCTGATCGGCGCGTCGAGTGTGGCCCAGCTCGAGGACAACCTCGCCACGGTCAAGAACCTGGGTTTCTCGGCCGAAGAGCTGGCCGCCATCGACGCCGACGCGGTCGAAGCCGGCGTCAACCTCTGGAAGAAGAGCTCAGACGCCTAG